GGAATCGCCCTGTGGGGCAGGCCAGCAAAGCAAGCGGCCTGATCCGGCCGTAGCTGAGGCAGCACCGAGCAATCGGTGCTGCCGCGAGCGGTTCAAAGCGCGGCGGTGGCCTGCTGCTGATGGGCGTTGTGCAGCACCTCGATCAGGCAGTCTTCCAGTTCGAAGCGCTCGTGCAGCAACTGGCCGAGGCGATTGAGTTCCTCATTCAGCGGCACGCTGTCACGGCAGTCGCCGTTGTCGCAGCGGTCGTTGAACGACAGCGCCACTTCGGTGATCGCTTCGATACGCGGATAGATCTGCTTGGCCAGCTCCAGGCCACGCTGATCGCCAAAGGCCTTGGCCTCATTGGTCAATTGTTCGTAAACCTCGAAATGTCCGGCCGACACATAGTCGACCAGCACTTCGCAGAATCTCTGCAGGGTTTGCGCATTGGCACTGGGTGCTCGCTGGGTTTCGCTAATGGCCGCAAAGGCGGCAACCAGTTCCTGGCGCTCCTGCAACCAGCGGTCTATCAGCAGGTGAACCCCACCCCAACGTTCCTGGGCGTTCTGACAACTCTCGAGCATGACGACCTCACTTCCCTTATCGGTATTCCTGTTATACGTCCGATCCGAGACGGTTTTTTGTCAATCGGTGCATGGTCTTGGGAAGGCAACCGCGTAATGGCAACTTTCCGGCGGTGCGTGCGAGCCAGATTATGCCCGCGGGGCGACGTCGACAAGGCGCAGGCCTGAGATAATTTCATACGATCGTTTAATCGGCGCCCCGCACGCCACCTGGCTTTCTCTCGGCAGGACAGGCGCGCGGCGGGGTGGCGGCGCAATCAGTCGCGGCGCAACAACTGCAGCAAGGCGAAGCCCGACAGGCCGACGAATCCGAGCAGACTCCACTCCGGGATGCTCATGCCGAACAGGGTCCAGCTGACCTCGGCACAATCGGCCGAACCGTGCAGCACCAGGCGGATAATTTCCTGGAACGGCAGGGCATCCATCATGTAGTCGAGGCTCGGCAGGCAGGCCGGCAGCTGGTCGGCGGGCACGCCCTGCAGGTAAATCTGCCGCCCCGCCGTGGCGCCACCGGCCGCGGCGAACAACAGTGCCAGCCCGGCATAGGCGCGGCGCCCCGCGCGCGCCGGGGCATGCAGGGCAGCGACCAGGCAGACCAGGCCGAAACCGATCACGCAAACGCGCTGGACAATGCACAGCGGGCAAGGCTCCAGGCCAACCACGTGCTCCAGATAGAGGGCCGCAGCCATCAGCGCCAGACAACCGAGGAAGGCGAGTGAGTAGAGCGAGCGGGGACTGGCCAGGGGCATGACGACTCCGAGGAGGAAAACGAAGCCGCCTACGGTAGAGGAAAGCGCCTGGCCCGATCAAGGCGCAACAGCGAAGCAGAGCGGCTAGCCGTCCGGCTAAAAGCGCCATGCGTCTGCCGAAGAGGCCCTCGGACCAGGCGCTGTCGTTATTGAATCGCCGGCTGTGGCAGCGGCAGACCACCGAGACGCTGGTCCAGCAGGCCCAGCCCCTCCTGGAACAGCTGGTTGCTGCGCTCGACCTCGCCCAGGCGCGCCAGCAGACGGGCCAGCTCCGCACAGGTCTCCGGGTCGCGCTGAAAGATCAGGCTGCTCTCGAAGTATTCCTTGGCCTTGCCCCACAGCTGGTTCTGCAGGCACAACCTGCCGACGGTCAGCAGCAGCCCGGCGTCCTGCGGATGCTGCTTCAGCCAGCCCTCCGCCGCCTGCAGCTGGCGCGCCGGATCCTGGCCTCGCAGCAGGCCGTAGAGGCGCACCAGGCGGCTGTCGTAGTTGCGCTTCAAGGCGTGGTGCAGCAGCTCTTCCGCCTCGCGCTCGGCACCCAACACCCGCAGCTGCTCGGCGTATACGGCGAGCAGCTGCGGGTCCTGGCGCTGGCCCGAGGAAAGCTGTTCCCAGGACTGGGTCAGCGCTGCCAGGGCGCCCTGCGCGTCGCTGCCAACCGGTTGCCCGGCAGTGGCCAGGCGACCATGCCAGGCCTGGCGCTCCAGCTCCGCCAGCTCGGCGGCGCCGAGGACCTTCTGCTTGCGCAGCTCCGGCAGCAGGCCGAGCAGCGCCGACCAGTCACCGGCCTGCAGGTACAGGCGCTGCAGCTGGCGCAGCACCTGGCTGTGCTGTGGGTAGCGCTCGCGCATGATTTCCAGGGTTTCGCGTGCGGCATCGCGCTGCCCGCGGTCCTGCTGCAGCCTGGCATGGGTCAGGGCGATCGCCAGCTCGGCATCGGGCTGGCGCTTGAGCGCCCGCTCCAGCAGGGCGTCGCTGTCCTCATGCTGGCCCAGCTTGTGCGCCGCACGGGCGGCGCTGAGGTAATACATCAAGGGCTGCGGATCGCTTTCCGCGGCGCGGCGCAGGTAGCGCAGCGCCGGCACCCAGCGACCTTCGGCCAGGTCGACGAAGCCCTGCTCGGAGGCCACGCGCACCCGGCGACTGCGGTGCAGGCGCGACCAGGGGTTGATCAAGCGCCCCGAGGTCACCAGCACACCCAGCACCAGACGCAACAGGCGAATCAGCAACCAGAGCGCCAGCAGCAGCCCCAGGAAGGCCCACAGGCTGGATTCGTAACGGAAGCCCTGGTAGGCGAACAGCACGTAACCCTTGTGCTCGACGATGGCCATGCCAAGCAGGCCCAGGCCGGCGACCACCAGCAGTACGGCAAGCAGGAGCGCGACACGCTTCATGGGCGCGCCTCCTCATCGTTCGCGGCGGGGTCAGCCGGCGCCTCGGGTACGACCCCGTTGCGCGCCGACTCCTTGCGTTGCAGATACGCCTGCACGGCATTGAGCGAGTCCGTCAGATCCGGTGCCACCACCTCGACCGACTGGCCAATGAGTTCATCGATGCGCATGCGCAGGGCCCGACTCGCCGGATTCTCCCGATCGAAATGGCCATCCAGTACCTCGGCGGCCTGCAGCAATGCCTGGCGATACACCTGGGTTTCACCATGCAACGCCGCCCACTGCGCCTGCTCCAGGGCGAGGCTGAGGGCCAGGCGCACCTGGCTCAGGCTCTGCCCGGCGAGCAGCGGACGGATATTCTGGTCGGCGCTGAAATCGATGCGGAAATACTCCGCCAGGGTCTGCAGCCCCTGGGACCACCAGCTGGCGCCGTCACCCTCTGCAGCGAGCTCGCCGAGCACACCGCCCTGGCTTTCGAACGCCGGGTTGAGCGCGCTCAACTGCCCGGCCTGGTCACGCAGGGCACCGAGCTGCAGGAACAAGCCGGTGCGGTCGGGGTTGGGGGTCGCACGCAGGGCCTCCAGGCTCTTGGCCAGTTGCTCGCGAGCGGCGAACGCGGCCGGGTCGTCCTGATCCCGCAGGATCTCGTCGGCGCCCTGGACCAGCGCCTTGGCGCTGTCGATGTCCTGCAAGGCGGACAGGCGCAGGCTGGCCAGACGCAGCAGATGCTCGGCCTCGGCCAGGCGCCAGTCCTGGCGACTGGCGCCGAGCACGGTTTCCAGACGCTTATTGAGCAGCTGCTGATCGCCCTGCAGACGTGCCAGCAGGCGCCGGCGCTCCTCCAGCTCGGCCACCGTCGGCAGCTGCTGGAGCCGCGCACTCAGCGCCTCGGCCTGCTGCACAGCGGTCTCGGACTGCTCGCGCACGCCCTGCAACTGGTCGAGTTGCTGCTGATCCTTGCTCTCCAGCGCCCGCAACTGCCAGAGGCTCCAGCCGCCGGCCAGCGCAGCCGCGATGGCGAGCAACAGGGCCAGCAGCGCCAGCAACAAGGCGACCTTGCCGGGTCCGCTGGGTTTGTCTTCGCTGGCTGGCGGCGCCGCATCGGGGGCGGCCCGTGCGGGTTGCTCTTGCTCGTTCGGGGAAGTCGCTTCGCTCACGTGTCCATCCTTTGCATCAGAGGTCCGGGGCGGGTTGCGCCTGCAACGCCGCCAGCAAGGCCGCGGCGCTGGCGCCGCGGCAGTCCACAACAATCTCGGCGCCTGCGGCACGCGCCTGATCGGCGACGCGCGGGCTGGGTACAAACAAGGGTAGCCGAGCCAGCTCGGGCCAGTGCTCGGCCGCCAACAGCTGCAGATGACTGAAGCCCTGTCCGCTGCTGACCACCAGGCCATTCAGGCGCTGGCTGCGCACCCGCTCGCTCAGGGTTCCGGCCGGATAGTCCGGCAGCAGACGGCGATACAGCGGCAGATACTCGACCTGCACGCCCTGCTCGCGCAATCGCTCGGCGAGCAACTCGCGGCCGTCCTCACCACGCAGGATCAGCACCCGCGGCGTGAAGGCCTCGGCCAGCGCCCGCTGCAACTGGGGCAGCGCCAACAGGCTTTCGCTGTCGTCGCCGCCCTCCGGGAAATACACCTGCAGGCCATAGTCGGCGAGGATCTCGGCGGTGGCCGCGCCGACGCTGAACCACGGCTGCTCGGCCAGCGGTTGCGGCCAGTAGCGGTCGAGCAGCGCCAGGCCCAACCTGGCCGCCGGTTTGCTCACCACGATCACCGCGCTGTAGCGATCCAGGTCGAGAATGGTTGCCCGATGCTCGGCGGTCTCGTCCAGCGCCTCGATCGCCAGCAGCGGCAGGCTGCTGCTGTGGACGCCCTCGGCGGCCAGTGTCGCCGCCAGCGCCGGGCATTCCTCCGCCGGGCGGGTCAGCAGCAGGCGCCAGGCACTCACTCGGGATCGGCCTCGCCGTAGATCGCCTGCAGGATGGCCGCCGCGCCCTTAGCCAGCAGGGCTTCGGCCACCCGCACGCCGAGCTGCTCGGCCTCCGCTGACGGCGCGCGACTCTCGGCGCGCAGCAGCAACCCGCCATCCGGCTGGCCGACCAGGCCGCGCAACCACAGCTGCTCGCCTTCGAGCACCGCATAACAGGCGATCGGCACCTGACAGCCGCCGTTCAGGCGCTTGTTCAGCGCGCGTTCGGCCGTCACCCGCAGGGCCGTGTCGCCGTGATGCAGGGGTGCCAGCAAGGCATGGATCTCCGTGTCGGCGCTGCGACACTCGATACCCACCGCGCCCTGGCCGCCAGCCGGCAGGCTGTCCTCGGCGCTGATCGAGGAACGGATGCGATCGGCGAAACCGAGGCGAATCAGCCCGGCGGCGGCGAGGATGATGGCGTCGTAGTCGCCGGCATCGAGCTTGGCCAGGCGCGTATTGACGTTGCCACGCAGGAACTGGATCTTCAGGTCCGGGCGGCGCGCCAGCAACTGCGATTGCCGGCGCAGGCTGGAGGTACCGACCACGCTGCCGGGCGGCAACGCATCGAGGCTGTCGAAACGATTGGAGACGAAGGCATCGCGCGGATCTTCGCGCTCACAGATGCAGTACAGGCCCAGGCCATGGGGGAAGTCCATCGGCACATCCTTCATCGAATGCACGGCGATGTCGGCCTGGTTCTCCAGCAGCGCGGTTTCCAGTTCCTTGACGAACAGGCCCTTGCCGCCGATTTTCGCCAGCGGCGCATCGAGCAGCTTGTCGCCGCGGCTGACCATGGGCACCAGGCTGACCTTCAGCCCCGGGTGCGCCTGTTCCAGGCGGGCCTTGACGTGTTCGGCCTGCCACAGGGCCAGGGCACTTTTACGGGTGGCAATGCGGATTTCGCGGGGCATGGGCAATTCCAGATTTCGAACCGCCGAGGATGATAACAGGCTGATCCGCCCGGAGCCTGCGGCCGAATGCAGCGCCTGCCAGGTCGGCGACTGTGCAGGGCCTCGAAGCGGGCGCGCGGC
The genomic region above belongs to Pseudomonas benzenivorans and contains:
- a CDS encoding disulfide bond formation protein B, coding for MPLASPRSLYSLAFLGCLALMAAALYLEHVVGLEPCPLCIVQRVCVIGFGLVCLVAALHAPARAGRRAYAGLALLFAAAGGATAGRQIYLQGVPADQLPACLPSLDYMMDALPFQEIIRLVLHGSADCAEVSWTLFGMSIPEWSLLGFVGLSGFALLQLLRRD
- a CDS encoding uroporphyrinogen-III C-methyltransferase; translated protein: MSEATSPNEQEQPARAAPDAAPPASEDKPSGPGKVALLLALLALLLAIAAALAGGWSLWQLRALESKDQQQLDQLQGVREQSETAVQQAEALSARLQQLPTVAELEERRRLLARLQGDQQLLNKRLETVLGASRQDWRLAEAEHLLRLASLRLSALQDIDSAKALVQGADEILRDQDDPAAFAAREQLAKSLEALRATPNPDRTGLFLQLGALRDQAGQLSALNPAFESQGGVLGELAAEGDGASWWSQGLQTLAEYFRIDFSADQNIRPLLAGQSLSQVRLALSLALEQAQWAALHGETQVYRQALLQAAEVLDGHFDRENPASRALRMRIDELIGQSVEVVAPDLTDSLNAVQAYLQRKESARNGVVPEAPADPAANDEEARP
- a CDS encoding uroporphyrinogen-III synthase; this translates as MSAWRLLLTRPAEECPALAATLAAEGVHSSSLPLLAIEALDETAEHRATILDLDRYSAVIVVSKPAARLGLALLDRYWPQPLAEQPWFSVGAATAEILADYGLQVYFPEGGDDSESLLALPQLQRALAEAFTPRVLILRGEDGRELLAERLREQGVQVEYLPLYRRLLPDYPAGTLSERVRSQRLNGLVVSSGQGFSHLQLLAAEHWPELARLPLFVPSPRVADQARAAGAEIVVDCRGASAAALLAALQAQPAPDL
- the hemC gene encoding hydroxymethylbilane synthase, which produces MPREIRIATRKSALALWQAEHVKARLEQAHPGLKVSLVPMVSRGDKLLDAPLAKIGGKGLFVKELETALLENQADIAVHSMKDVPMDFPHGLGLYCICEREDPRDAFVSNRFDSLDALPPGSVVGTSSLRRQSQLLARRPDLKIQFLRGNVNTRLAKLDAGDYDAIILAAAGLIRLGFADRIRSSISAEDSLPAGGQGAVGIECRSADTEIHALLAPLHHGDTALRVTAERALNKRLNGGCQVPIACYAVLEGEQLWLRGLVGQPDGGLLLRAESRAPSAEAEQLGVRVAEALLAKGAAAILQAIYGEADPE
- the rsd gene encoding sigma D regulator, which codes for MLESCQNAQERWGGVHLLIDRWLQERQELVAAFAAISETQRAPSANAQTLQRFCEVLVDYVSAGHFEVYEQLTNEAKAFGDQRGLELAKQIYPRIEAITEVALSFNDRCDNGDCRDSVPLNEELNRLGQLLHERFELEDCLIEVLHNAHQQQATAAL
- a CDS encoding heme biosynthesis HemY N-terminal domain-containing protein; its protein translation is MKRVALLLAVLLVVAGLGLLGMAIVEHKGYVLFAYQGFRYESSLWAFLGLLLALWLLIRLLRLVLGVLVTSGRLINPWSRLHRSRRVRVASEQGFVDLAEGRWVPALRYLRRAAESDPQPLMYYLSAARAAHKLGQHEDSDALLERALKRQPDAELAIALTHARLQQDRGQRDAARETLEIMRERYPQHSQVLRQLQRLYLQAGDWSALLGLLPELRKQKVLGAAELAELERQAWHGRLATAGQPVGSDAQGALAALTQSWEQLSSGQRQDPQLLAVYAEQLRVLGAEREAEELLHHALKRNYDSRLVRLYGLLRGQDPARQLQAAEGWLKQHPQDAGLLLTVGRLCLQNQLWGKAKEYFESSLIFQRDPETCAELARLLARLGEVERSNQLFQEGLGLLDQRLGGLPLPQPAIQ